One region of Baekduia soli genomic DNA includes:
- a CDS encoding alginate lyase family protein: MAASAAKTTRLAPTSALAGSDVAGCRARKSSLLAGGTCDWATALRFAVPADVASARLRVHVSGTSTGPLKVSVPATATTAARSFTTAAKKLHGTVRIDVSAAIGADGITQALTVEGPAGATIRFSRPALEVTVPAAGTGSSVGTGTGTATGSVAGSTTPPVVVPPVVPPVVTPPAPAGQALPPSRSSSVWLSPADLQSLPTSGAAWSAVKSAADGSLGTPDVENQDSDHDVNTLAAALVYARTGTASYRAKAAAGIAGAIGTEAGGRTLALARNLLSYVVAADLIDLHGLDPAADARFRAWISAARTENLQGMTLISTHEDRPNNWGTHAGASRIAVDLYLGDDADLARAAAVYKGWLGDRSSYASFSWGDLSFQADAAHPVGIQPVGSTKSGVSLDGALADDMRRGCSFQPVPCHTNYAWEAMQGAVMQAELLSHHGMPAFSWSDNAVERAALYLQQLDQSYGGWWAATDDTWQPWVLNHAYGAHFPATTGGPGKNFGWTAWVYGPKG, encoded by the coding sequence ATGGCCGCCTCCGCGGCCAAGACCACCCGCCTGGCCCCGACCTCGGCGCTCGCGGGCTCCGATGTCGCCGGATGCCGCGCCAGGAAGAGCTCGCTGCTGGCCGGCGGCACGTGCGACTGGGCGACGGCCCTGCGCTTCGCCGTCCCGGCCGACGTCGCCTCCGCGCGCCTGCGCGTGCACGTCAGCGGCACCTCCACCGGCCCGCTCAAGGTCAGCGTCCCCGCCACGGCGACCACCGCGGCCCGCAGCTTCACCACCGCCGCCAAGAAGCTCCACGGCACGGTCCGCATCGACGTCTCGGCCGCGATCGGCGCCGACGGCATCACGCAGGCCCTGACCGTCGAGGGCCCGGCCGGCGCCACGATCCGCTTCTCCCGCCCCGCGCTGGAGGTCACCGTCCCCGCGGCCGGCACCGGCAGCAGCGTGGGCACGGGCACCGGCACCGCCACGGGCTCGGTTGCGGGCAGCACGACCCCGCCGGTCGTCGTCCCGCCCGTCGTGCCGCCCGTCGTCACCCCGCCGGCGCCCGCGGGCCAGGCCCTGCCCCCGAGCAGATCCTCCTCGGTCTGGCTCAGCCCGGCCGACCTGCAGTCGCTGCCGACCTCCGGCGCCGCCTGGAGCGCGGTCAAGTCCGCCGCCGACGGCAGCCTCGGCACGCCCGACGTCGAGAACCAGGACTCCGACCACGACGTCAACACGCTCGCCGCGGCGCTCGTCTACGCCCGCACCGGCACCGCGAGCTACCGCGCGAAGGCCGCCGCCGGCATCGCCGGGGCGATCGGCACGGAGGCCGGAGGCCGCACGCTGGCTCTGGCCCGCAACCTCCTCTCCTACGTCGTCGCGGCCGACCTCATCGACCTGCACGGCCTCGACCCCGCCGCCGACGCGCGCTTCCGTGCCTGGATCTCGGCTGCGCGCACCGAGAACCTGCAGGGCATGACGCTCATCAGCACCCACGAGGACCGCCCGAACAACTGGGGCACCCACGCGGGCGCGAGCCGCATCGCCGTCGACCTCTACCTCGGCGACGACGCCGACCTGGCCCGTGCCGCCGCCGTGTACAAGGGCTGGCTCGGGGACCGCTCGAGCTACGCGTCCTTCTCCTGGGGCGACCTGTCCTTCCAGGCCGACGCCGCCCACCCGGTCGGGATCCAGCCGGTCGGCTCGACCAAGAGCGGCGTCAGCCTCGACGGTGCCCTGGCCGACGACATGCGCCGCGGCTGCTCGTTCCAGCCCGTGCCCTGCCACACGAACTACGCGTGGGAGGCCATGCAGGGTGCCGTGATGCAGGCCGAGCTGCTCTCCCACCACGGGATGCCGGCGTTCAGCTGGTCCGACAACGCCGTCGAGCGCGCCGCGCTGTACCTCCAGCAGCTCGACCAGTCCTACGGCGGCTGGTGGGCGGCCACGGATGACACGTGGCAGCCCTGGGTGCTCAACCACGCCTATGGCGCGCACTTCCCGGCCACCACCGGCGGGCCCGGCAAGAACTTCGGCTGGACCGCCTGGGTCTACGGGCCGAAGGGCTGA
- a CDS encoding CBM96 family carbohydrate-binding protein has translation MSIRLTLLGRLRLPVLAALIAAAAVLALSAASAAPAHAATAPTTDIGHKDQSYADAYDVGGSITGTKPESKLWFNDGTWWSDMYSATLGVHRIYKLNRATETWSDAGTTLDSRPKTRSDILWDSATGKLYVASHSYTSQSSTTTTGTDGKLWRYSYNPISHTYSVDAGFPVNLGSAKTETLVIDRDTTGRLWATWTANLQVWVTHSTSAGDTSWVTPYVLPGSGTLNADDISSVVAFKGFIGIQWSAQDKTTTPYSGNEWFAVHKDGAGDTAADWSASTIPTGYSPDDHINLKADADGNVFIASKTSESTSTNPLIFLLKRTLTSTTTGAGTWTKAVFGTVADSNTRPIVVLDPTDDQAHVFATCPQPPYTSGQSGGDICEKVSPMSSLSLPAGQGTPVMRDHTSQDMNDVTSTKQPVSPTTGLVAMANDKTTKLYWHSDEPLGDGPPPTGPTASFTATPTSGTAPLVVQFTDTSTGSPTTHAWNFGDGTPVDTTANPQHTYSTPGTYDVTLSVSNANGSDSVTQSGLITVASGSTSGQTTFTDVADAPVKSTSATRNYGTDTSLRVRQGTSSTDTFYHSYLKFDVSGLGGTPTDAKLRLFVTDASPDGGRVFSVANTWAESTITWASAPAIGATSIGSAGTTTAGAWVEIDLGTAVTGNGTYSFALTNTSSNSAYYSSREGTNAPQLVVTAGGGSPPPPGQPTADFSATPTSGSAPLATTFTSLASSDVDGWTWDFGDGSPVSHAQNPAHSYTTPGTYDVTLTVSRSSDGATATSTKNGYITVSATPPPPSGTLTFTPTADAHVKSSSPSSNYGTATTLQIRQGDASNPVTYVTYLKFAVSGLNGAVPTSARLRLFVTDASTDGGSVFRVGDAWTETTLNWNNRPLLPATSVGTAGAVAAGAYVDIDLGSAITGDGTYSFAIASSSTNSAIYSSRETTNPPQLVLGT, from the coding sequence GTGTCCATCCGCCTCACGCTCCTGGGCCGGCTGCGCCTGCCGGTCCTCGCCGCCCTGATCGCCGCGGCGGCCGTCCTGGCCCTCTCGGCGGCGTCCGCCGCGCCGGCCCACGCCGCGACCGCGCCGACGACCGACATCGGCCACAAGGACCAGTCCTACGCCGACGCCTACGACGTCGGCGGCTCCATCACGGGCACCAAGCCGGAGAGCAAGCTCTGGTTCAACGACGGCACGTGGTGGTCGGACATGTACAGCGCGACGCTGGGCGTGCACCGCATCTACAAGCTCAACCGCGCGACGGAGACCTGGAGCGACGCGGGCACGACCCTGGACTCGCGCCCCAAGACCCGCTCGGACATCCTCTGGGACAGCGCCACCGGCAAGCTCTACGTCGCCTCCCACAGCTACACGTCGCAGAGCTCCACCACGACGACGGGCACCGACGGCAAGCTCTGGCGCTACAGCTACAACCCCATCAGCCACACGTACTCGGTGGACGCCGGATTCCCGGTCAACCTGGGCTCGGCCAAGACCGAGACGCTGGTGATCGACCGCGACACCACCGGGCGCCTGTGGGCGACCTGGACGGCCAACCTCCAGGTCTGGGTCACGCACTCGACCTCGGCGGGCGACACCTCCTGGGTGACGCCCTACGTCCTGCCCGGCTCGGGCACGCTGAACGCCGACGACATCTCCTCGGTCGTCGCGTTCAAGGGCTTCATCGGCATCCAGTGGAGCGCGCAGGACAAGACGACCACGCCGTATTCGGGCAACGAGTGGTTCGCGGTGCACAAGGACGGCGCCGGCGACACCGCCGCCGACTGGAGCGCGAGCACGATCCCGACGGGCTACAGCCCCGACGATCACATCAACCTCAAGGCCGACGCCGACGGCAACGTCTTCATCGCCTCCAAGACCAGCGAGAGCACGAGCACCAACCCGCTCATCTTCCTGCTCAAGCGCACCCTGACGAGCACCACCACCGGCGCCGGCACGTGGACGAAGGCCGTCTTCGGCACGGTGGCCGACAGCAACACGCGGCCCATCGTCGTGCTCGACCCCACCGACGACCAGGCCCACGTCTTCGCGACCTGCCCGCAGCCGCCGTACACCAGCGGCCAGTCGGGCGGCGACATCTGCGAGAAGGTCAGCCCCATGTCGTCGCTGTCGCTGCCGGCCGGGCAGGGCACGCCGGTCATGCGCGACCACACGTCGCAGGACATGAACGACGTGACCTCGACCAAGCAGCCGGTCTCGCCGACCACCGGGCTGGTGGCGATGGCCAACGACAAGACGACCAAGCTGTACTGGCACTCCGACGAGCCGTTGGGCGACGGGCCGCCCCCGACCGGGCCCACGGCCTCGTTCACGGCCACCCCCACCTCGGGCACCGCGCCGCTCGTCGTCCAGTTCACCGACACCTCGACGGGCTCGCCGACGACCCATGCGTGGAACTTCGGCGACGGCACGCCGGTCGACACGACCGCCAACCCGCAGCACACCTACTCCACGCCGGGCACCTATGACGTCACGCTGAGCGTGTCCAACGCCAACGGCTCCGACTCCGTCACGCAGAGCGGGCTGATCACGGTCGCGTCCGGCTCCACGAGCGGCCAGACGACGTTCACCGACGTCGCCGACGCGCCGGTGAAGTCCACGAGCGCGACCAGGAACTACGGCACGGACACGAGCCTGCGGGTCCGTCAGGGCACCAGCTCGACCGACACCTTCTACCACTCCTACCTCAAGTTCGACGTGTCGGGTCTGGGCGGGACGCCGACCGACGCCAAGCTGCGCCTGTTCGTCACCGACGCCAGCCCCGACGGCGGGCGGGTGTTCTCCGTGGCCAACACATGGGCCGAGTCGACGATCACCTGGGCCAGCGCGCCGGCCATCGGCGCCACGAGCATCGGCTCGGCGGGCACGACGACCGCCGGTGCCTGGGTCGAGATCGACCTCGGCACCGCGGTCACGGGCAACGGCACCTACAGCTTCGCGCTGACCAACACGAGCTCCAACAGCGCGTACTACTCCAGCCGCGAGGGCACCAACGCGCCTCAGCTCGTGGTGACCGCGGGCGGCGGCAGCCCGCCGCCCCCGGGCCAGCCGACCGCGGACTTCAGCGCCACCCCGACCTCGGGCAGCGCGCCGCTGGCCACGACGTTCACGAGCCTGGCCAGCAGCGATGTCGACGGCTGGACGTGGGACTTCGGCGACGGCAGCCCCGTCTCGCACGCCCAGAACCCGGCGCACTCCTACACGACGCCCGGCACCTACGACGTGACGCTCACCGTGTCGCGCTCCAGCGACGGCGCGACGGCCACCTCGACCAAGAACGGCTACATCACGGTCTCCGCGACCCCGCCGCCGCCGAGCGGGACGCTGACGTTCACCCCCACCGCCGATGCGCACGTCAAGTCCTCGAGCCCCAGCTCCAACTACGGGACGGCGACGACCCTGCAGATCCGCCAGGGCGATGCGTCCAACCCGGTGACCTACGTCACCTACCTGAAGTTCGCGGTCAGTGGGCTCAACGGCGCGGTGCCGACGAGCGCCAGGCTGCGGCTGTTCGTCACCGACGCCAGCACCGACGGTGGCAGCGTCTTCCGCGTCGGTGACGCCTGGACCGAGACGACGCTGAACTGGAACAACCGCCCGTTGCTGCCCGCCACCAGTGTCGGGACGGCGGGCGCGGTCGCCGCCGGCGCCTACGTCGACATCGACCTCGGCTCGGCCATCACCGGCGACGGGACGTACAGCTTCGCCATCGCGAGCTCGTCGACCAACAGCGCGATCTACTCCAGCCGCGAGACGACCAACCCGCCCCAGCTCGTCCTCGGGACCTGA
- a CDS encoding RluA family pseudouridine synthase, protein MDLHVGPDEAGQRLDAFLARPLGSRARAQRLIDAGLVCVGGLPQAKSRIVAAGDLVEVTEPEAPVGPEDVAAGVSFAVPYEDEHLLVVDKPAGLVVHPARGHLTGTLAQALEARAGAGAPGDAGEGWRAGLVHRLDRDTSGLLVVAKTEPVHAALKLALQRRELTREYRALVVGRPPARTGTIEAPIGRDRRERTKMSTDTDTPRSARTRFALVEALPRHSLLDVWLDTGRTHQIRVHLEAIGHPVAGDPTYGAAGDLGLERQFLHAARLAFAHPVTGEALDVLSELPADLQDALQRARGTG, encoded by the coding sequence ATGGATCTGCACGTCGGGCCCGATGAGGCCGGCCAGCGGCTCGACGCGTTCCTGGCCAGGCCGCTCGGATCGCGTGCGCGTGCGCAGCGCCTGATCGACGCGGGCCTGGTCTGCGTCGGCGGCCTGCCGCAGGCCAAGAGCCGGATCGTCGCCGCCGGTGACCTCGTCGAGGTCACCGAGCCCGAGGCGCCGGTGGGCCCGGAGGACGTCGCGGCCGGCGTCAGCTTCGCCGTCCCCTACGAGGACGAGCACCTGCTCGTCGTCGACAAGCCGGCCGGCCTGGTCGTCCACCCGGCTCGCGGCCACCTCACGGGCACGCTGGCCCAGGCGCTGGAGGCGCGGGCCGGGGCCGGCGCGCCGGGCGACGCCGGCGAGGGCTGGCGCGCCGGGCTCGTGCACCGCCTGGACCGCGACACCTCCGGTCTGCTCGTCGTCGCCAAGACCGAGCCCGTCCACGCCGCGCTCAAGCTCGCGCTGCAGCGACGCGAGCTGACGCGGGAGTACCGCGCGCTGGTCGTCGGCCGGCCGCCGGCCCGCACCGGGACCATCGAGGCGCCGATCGGGCGCGACCGGCGCGAGCGCACGAAGATGTCGACCGACACCGACACGCCGCGCTCGGCCCGCACCCGCTTCGCGCTGGTCGAGGCGCTCCCGCGCCACTCGCTGCTCGACGTGTGGCTGGACACGGGGCGCACGCACCAGATCCGCGTCCACCTGGAGGCCATCGGCCACCCCGTCGCGGGCGACCCGACCTACGGCGCCGCGGGCGACCTCGGGCTGGAGCGCCAGTTCCTGCACGCGGCCCGCCTGGCCTTCGCCCATCCGGTGACGGGTGAGGCCCTCGACGTGCTCAGCGAGCTGCCCGCCGATCTGCAGGACGCCCTGCAGCGGGCCCGCGGGACGGGATGA
- the lspA gene encoding signal peptidase II encodes MSVRTRSWLRAGLVLAAVVLVDQVAKAAVRGSVMVGEEDSMLPGITLVHVRNSGVAFGAFAGGGIVVVVLVAGALAALLAYFVTHLDRRLVWLPTGLLLGGSLGNIIDRVRDGAVTDFIKLPHWPAFNVADMAITFGVLALVWVLEQSERDHGSARRAR; translated from the coding sequence TTGAGCGTCCGGACGCGCTCGTGGCTGCGGGCCGGCCTGGTGCTCGCGGCGGTCGTCCTGGTCGACCAGGTGGCCAAGGCCGCCGTGCGCGGGAGCGTCATGGTCGGCGAGGAGGATTCGATGCTGCCGGGGATCACGCTGGTCCACGTGCGCAACTCGGGCGTCGCGTTCGGCGCCTTCGCGGGCGGTGGGATCGTCGTGGTGGTGCTCGTCGCCGGCGCCCTGGCCGCGCTGCTGGCCTACTTCGTGACCCACCTGGACCGGCGCCTGGTGTGGCTGCCGACCGGTCTGCTGCTCGGCGGGTCGCTGGGCAACATCATCGACCGCGTCCGCGACGGCGCGGTGACCGACTTCATCAAGCTGCCCCATTGGCCCGCCTTCAACGTGGCCGACATGGCCATCACGTTCGGGGTGCTGGCGCTGGTCTGGGTCCTCGAGCAGAGCGAGCGCGATCATGGATCTGCACGTCGGGCCCGATGA
- a CDS encoding YggT family protein: protein MSALLVLATARDQVASFVSALIYVYTILIIAYIFTSMFFTVGGRIPYSRWSRGLLDFLRDVCEPYLAIFRRFIPPFGPLDLSPMIGIIVLVVVGNLLVSLIRG, encoded by the coding sequence ATGAGCGCCCTCCTGGTGCTCGCCACCGCGCGCGACCAGGTGGCCTCGTTCGTCTCGGCGCTGATCTACGTCTACACGATCCTGATCATCGCCTACATCTTCACGTCCATGTTCTTCACCGTGGGCGGCCGCATCCCGTACTCGCGCTGGTCTCGCGGGCTGCTGGACTTCCTGCGCGACGTGTGCGAGCCGTACCTGGCGATCTTCCGGCGGTTCATCCCGCCGTTCGGCCCGCTGGACCTCAGCCCGATGATCGGCATCATCGTGCTCGTGGTCGTCGGCAACCTCCTCGTCTCCCTCATCCGGGGTTGA
- a CDS encoding pyrroline-5-carboxylate reductase family protein, translating into MQVGLVGSGNMARGLARGWRRSLLCTDPLADRAQALADEVGGTFVATNVELAQRADLVVLCHKPAQLDAVAAEVAPYARAVASILGGVPLEDLRVAYPGRPVYRFLPNTPVELRQGVVVRAADAEQDEALDAAVAGLFAELGTLVEVDDALVDVAMGLMSCAPAYVALLVEAQVDAGVRRGLTPDKASEMVVATFAGTAALLRARGNDTLAVRREVTSPGGSTARGLAALEHAGVRAAFDDALGAVLGAA; encoded by the coding sequence ATGCAGGTCGGACTGGTCGGATCGGGAAACATGGCGCGGGGTCTGGCCCGAGGCTGGCGCCGTTCCCTGCTCTGCACCGACCCCCTGGCCGACCGCGCGCAGGCGCTGGCCGACGAGGTCGGCGGGACCTTCGTGGCCACCAACGTCGAGCTGGCCCAGCGGGCCGATCTCGTCGTCCTCTGCCACAAGCCCGCCCAGCTCGACGCGGTCGCCGCCGAGGTCGCCCCCTACGCGCGGGCCGTCGCGTCGATCCTCGGCGGCGTGCCCCTGGAGGACCTGCGCGTCGCCTACCCCGGCCGGCCCGTCTACCGCTTCCTGCCCAACACGCCGGTCGAGCTCCGCCAGGGCGTCGTCGTCCGCGCCGCCGACGCCGAGCAGGACGAGGCCCTGGATGCCGCGGTCGCCGGTCTCTTCGCCGAGCTGGGCACCCTCGTCGAGGTCGACGACGCGCTCGTCGACGTGGCCATGGGACTCATGAGCTGCGCGCCGGCCTACGTCGCGCTGCTCGTCGAGGCCCAGGTCGACGCCGGCGTGCGCCGCGGGCTCACACCCGACAAGGCCTCCGAGATGGTCGTCGCGACGTTCGCGGGCACCGCCGCGCTGCTGCGTGCCCGCGGCAACGACACGCTCGCCGTCCGCCGCGAGGTCACCTCGCCGGGCGGCTCCACCGCCCGCGGCCTGGCCGCCCTCGAGCATGCCGGCGTCCGCGCGGCGTTCGACGACGCCCTGGGCGCCGTGCTGGGAGCCGCGTGA
- a CDS encoding cell division protein SepF, which translates to MAFRDSWHRTLVYFGLAEERDAAYEDEQEPYEPERATEERYRERPNVRRLSSRRRGNDFDDIFADDDRGSRTAVLRPVAREGNGGNVRMHLVIPKSFNDAQQIADRFKDDIPVVLNLQSSDTELSKRLIDFASGLTYALDGGMQRVADRVFMLTPRNVEISAEERAQLIEKGFFNQS; encoded by the coding sequence GTGGCGTTTCGCGACAGCTGGCATCGGACGCTCGTGTACTTCGGCCTTGCCGAGGAGCGCGACGCAGCCTACGAAGACGAGCAGGAGCCCTACGAGCCCGAGCGGGCCACGGAGGAGCGCTACCGCGAGCGGCCGAACGTCCGCCGCCTGAGCTCGCGCCGGCGGGGCAACGACTTCGACGACATCTTCGCCGACGACGACCGGGGCTCGCGGACGGCGGTCCTGCGTCCCGTCGCTCGCGAGGGCAACGGCGGCAACGTCCGTATGCACCTGGTCATCCCCAAGTCGTTCAACGACGCCCAGCAGATCGCCGACCGGTTCAAGGACGACATCCCGGTCGTGCTCAACCTGCAGTCCAGCGACACCGAGCTGTCCAAGCGCCTCATCGACTTCGCCTCCGGGCTGACCTACGCCCTCGACGGCGGGATGCAGCGGGTCGCCGACCGCGTCTTCATGCTGACCCCGCGCAACGTCGAGATCTCGGCGGAGGAGCGGGCCCAGCTCATCGAGAAGGGCTTCTTCAACCAGTCCTAG
- a CDS encoding YggS family pyridoxal phosphate-dependent enzyme, translating to MPELITGLTAARVAGNLAEVRAEIEAACGRAGRDPAAVEILAAVKYVDVADLGVLAEAGITVVGENRAQELVRKAAAAPGFTWDFIGHLQSRKVRQVLPLVRLIHSVSSDSVIRELGRHAAPGTEVLVEVNISGEEGKSGVAPAALDDVVGRLCEEAGVRVGGLMTMPPLAAAPEDSRRWFAALAQLAGERDLPRLSMGTTQDFAVAVEEGATIVRIGTRLYR from the coding sequence GTGCCCGAGCTCATCACCGGACTGACCGCCGCGCGCGTCGCGGGCAACCTCGCCGAGGTCCGCGCCGAGATCGAGGCCGCCTGCGGGCGGGCCGGGCGCGACCCCGCCGCGGTCGAGATCCTCGCCGCCGTCAAGTACGTCGACGTCGCCGATCTCGGGGTCCTGGCCGAGGCCGGCATCACCGTGGTCGGGGAGAACCGGGCCCAGGAGCTCGTCCGCAAGGCCGCCGCGGCCCCCGGCTTCACGTGGGACTTCATCGGCCATCTCCAGAGCCGCAAGGTCAGGCAGGTCCTGCCGCTGGTGCGGCTCATCCACTCCGTCTCCAGCGACTCGGTCATCCGCGAGCTCGGCCGTCACGCCGCGCCCGGCACCGAGGTCCTCGTCGAGGTCAACATCAGCGGCGAGGAGGGCAAGTCCGGCGTCGCGCCCGCGGCCCTCGACGACGTCGTCGGGCGCCTGTGCGAGGAGGCCGGCGTCCGCGTCGGCGGCCTGATGACCATGCCGCCGCTGGCCGCGGCGCCCGAGGACAGCCGACGCTGGTTCGCCGCGCTGGCGCAGCTGGCGGGCGAGCGCGACCTGCCCCGCCTGTCCATGGGCACGACCCAGGACTTCGCCGTCGCCGTCGAGGAGGGGGCGACGATCGTGCGGATCGGCACGAGGCTGTATCGCTAG